Below is a window of Metamycoplasma cloacale DNA.
AAAACAAATCAGAATAGTAATTAAAAACAAGTTTTTAATGACTTGTTTTTCTTTTTAAAATATAATTAAAATTACTATGTGAAAATATATTAAAAGTGCTGCAGATCAATTAAGTTGAATGGTTCATGACCAACCAGAAATCGTTTTTTGAGGTCGATCAAACGTCGGAAAATCAAGTTTAATTAATGCATTAGCAAATACAAAAATTGCCAAAACAAGTTCAACACCAGGAAGAACAAAATTAATTAATTATTTCGAAACAAATAGTAAAAAGATTTTAGTAGATCTACCCGGATATGGTTATGCGGCTTTATCAAAAAAAGTTCAAACAAAAATTATTGGAATTATTGATCATTATTTTAGATTTCAAACAAACGAAAAAAGAGTATGTTTTTTAATTGATTGCAAAGTTGGTTTTACTGCAATTGATTTAGAAATGATTGAATATATTCAATCACTAGGAATTAAGTTTGATATTTTCTTAACAAAATGTGATAAAGCAAATCAATCTCAAAGATATAAAACTAAAAATCAAGCATTATCTTTTGGTTCTTCTGTTGAAGTTTTCATGGTATCTGCTATTAAAAATATTGGTATTGAAGATATTAATAAATTTTATGAACTCTAGTTTATAGAAAAAAATACCTTTAATAATTTAATATATAATTATTAATATGAAAAAAAACAACAAAAAAATTTATATATTTCTGGAAGTTGTATTTTTATTTCTTTTACCAACAATTGGTTTTTTCGTTGGTATTTTTAAATTAGAATCAACTCCACAAATTGTTTTATCAACAATATATGCCACATGAATTATTTCAATTAGCATTTATTGAACAATTTTATACAGACGACATCTTAATAACATTTTGATTGCAGAAAATTCAGTTAACTATTACATTGAACGTGAAGTTAATGAAAATGGAATGGGTTTAATTGTTTTTAGACACAAGGGAACCATTGTTTGAATTTCTAAATTAGTTGAACAAAAATTAGGAAGAAATATTGTCGGTAAAAACATTAAAGACATTTTTCAAGTTTCAGAATGATCAACTGAGAATTTAGATTTCAATATTGAAAAAGAAAAAAATAAATATGAAGTGCATATATCTTTAGAAAGAAATATCGCAATTATCAAAGATATTACAGTTCAAGAAAATTTATTAAGAGATTATGAAAAACAAAGAGTAGTTTTAGGTGAAATTAACATTGACAATATTCTTTTATATCAATCAACAATGTCTGAAGAAGAGATATTCAAAATATATTCTTCAGTTGTTAAATTGTTAGATGAACTAGCAAATGAATATGACTTGATATATAGACAATATGAAAATGGTCGTTTCTTTATTATCACCAACAAAGACGTTTTAGATCAATGAGAAAATCACCAATTTAACTTTTTTGATAAATTAAAACATAAAGGTTTAACAAAAGAGTTAAACATTACTGTATCTGCTGGTTTTGCATATGGAATTTTAAACCTAGACGTTCTTGATAAACTAGCTAAAGAAGCTATGTTACAATCTCAAGCTCGTGGTGGGGATCAAATTTCTGTTGTA
It encodes the following:
- the yihA gene encoding ribosome biogenesis GTP-binding protein YihA/YsxC, with the translated sequence MWKYIKSAADQLSWMVHDQPEIVFWGRSNVGKSSLINALANTKIAKTSSTPGRTKLINYFETNSKKILVDLPGYGYAALSKKVQTKIIGIIDHYFRFQTNEKRVCFLIDCKVGFTAIDLEMIEYIQSLGIKFDIFLTKCDKANQSQRYKTKNQALSFGSSVEVFMVSAIKNIGIEDINKFYEL